A genome region from Fervidobacterium changbaicum includes the following:
- the coaE gene encoding dephospho-CoA kinase (Dephospho-CoA kinase (CoaE) performs the final step in coenzyme A biosynthesis.) — protein sequence MVICVTGKIATGKSTVSQFFAQRGFEYINVDKLGHIAFEMNKENIKQTFGTCDRKEIAKIVFADPQKLKLLESIVHPTMMRLLKDELETRKGKDIVIEAAIKRRLGIDCCDITITVVCDKKVIKERLKERYDEDLVEEILERQSDIEPEGIVIENNSSLEELQSQLEKIYQQIKAKG from the coding sequence GTGGTAATCTGCGTAACCGGAAAGATAGCAACCGGTAAGAGCACAGTTTCACAGTTCTTCGCCCAAAGAGGTTTCGAATACATTAACGTGGACAAGCTCGGACACATCGCATTTGAAATGAACAAAGAGAATATAAAGCAAACTTTTGGAACCTGCGATAGAAAAGAAATAGCAAAAATCGTCTTTGCAGATCCACAAAAGCTCAAATTACTCGAAAGCATTGTACATCCAACGATGATGCGATTACTAAAAGACGAGTTGGAAACAAGAAAAGGAAAAGATATCGTTATCGAAGCCGCAATCAAGCGTAGGTTGGGAATAGACTGCTGTGATATCACAATTACGGTGGTCTGCGATAAGAAAGTTATAAAAGAAAGGCTGAAAGAAAGATACGACGAAGATTTAGTAGAAGAGATTCTTGAAAGACAGAGCGACATAGAGCCAGAAGGTATAGTTATTGAAAACAACTCATCACTTGAAGAACTGCAATCGCAACTTGAAAAAATATACCAACAAATAAAAGCGAAGGGTTAG